The segment CCATTCTAACAACACTTTAAGGAAAGAACCATTTAGACCTGTTGTCTTCCTACACCCCTCCTTCAATCCCTTCTTTAATCCATCCAAGCAACCATAGAGCTTTCTAAAGTAGTTCTTCTTATCTGGAATATAGTTTACATCAAGCTTCACAATGGACCTTGTATTTGATCTCCTAATCTCTTATGCATATGACCACAACTTTACATGGTGGTCAGCAAGGGTACCATTTATTAGTTGCAATGCATATTTCTCAGCTTTCCTGCATTGATCAATACTTACATAAATACCAAACTTCTTTGTCACTGCTAATATTAGCTTCATAACACTCATCTTTTGTCTAAGTGAGATTTatcttgtataatgactccctaTCCAAGCATAAGTGACCATTGATCCTAACTTGTAGTTCCTTGCACAGTTGTGATCTGGATTTAAAGACTTGATTTGGAAGCTTTCTTTATCACTCATCCAAGATGCCCACAATTAGAATGTGCACTCACTCTTACAACACTTAACCAACAATCTTTTCTTATCATTTTTCTCAAAGCAAAGTTGGTACCTATTGGCAACAACATAGTCACATAACATAGATTTTAATTGAGTTGGATCTTGGAATCTCATACCAAGTATTGGGTACTGTTTCTTCCATGGTGTTGACTCAAGAATAGAATGTTCTTAATTCATGGCAACCACATCacgctcatcatcatcatcatcatcatcatcatcatcatcatcatcatcatcatcatcgtcatcgtcgtcgtcgtcgtcatCTTTGTTGTTATCATTTGCCTCCTCCTCTTCACCATATAACTTACTAAAAAATCATCACCCTTTGTTTTGTTCACGGTGACTATATCCTCAGTAAGTCCGACATCCACATCTCCAAGGTTATACATTTTCTATTCATTTTCTCCACCATGAATACATGAATCGtcaccatcttcttcttctaTCTCAGAAACAAACCAATCCTCTGTTCTTTCACCATTATGGTCCATATAAAGGGAAATCATATAATCGGTTCCATAAGCATAAAAAATGAAACCAGCACGATCTTCATCATTAGCAATAGTAGTTATTCCAGACAATACGGACTTACCTAGCTTACATAAATATAACTTCTTTATACTTTCTTGCATGAACTGTCCAAAAAAAATAATACACTCAGAATAAGTCATTCTAGAAAAATCATGATCATTGAAGGCATACAaacttcctttttttttttttttttaagtttcccATTTTTTTCCTTTTGAATTTCAAGCCTTTAGAACTTTTCAATTTGATAGATGAATCCAGATTGTAAGTTTTCTTTCCTTTCAATCTTGTAATCCGTTTTGTATCATGTTTGTGTTCCCCTTGAACTTAATAATGATTTTAGTTATTCGAACCATCAAACAACACTTTTCCTTAATAATTATTTCTATTTTCGTAACATGTTTCTAACGTCTTATACTTCTCATATACCAAAACAAACAATCTATTACAAAACACATCTCCATAAACATACCATACCCTCTACATTCGTCCTACCTATACATTTCGTGCAAAATCAATATATACATTTTTAttgttatattattattattattatattattatacaaATCTCTCTCATGTATGTCATTTTACAATCTTGACCTTATTCGTTTCAACCCATTTAAAGACAACCTCTTTCGACCAGATCCAAATGATGTCCTCCCATCAAACTTAATGTCCCACCCTTCAATGTTCTTAGGAACACAAGCATCAAATAGCACTTGACCAAGAACACTATGAGGATTCAAACATGGAGGACTTGCCACGTGGACACCACCACCATTACCATTACCATTTCTTCTTTCCTTTTGTTCATCTTGTAAAGACCCTGATTCTTTACTTTGATACTCCAAAGAACTTGGTAAAAAGAAATGGTCAGTGGGTCCCACTGCCACCCTTCTAAGGCTTTGATTTGAGTCAACCGCTGCATTTTGAAGGTCACAAATTAATTCACATATTTTGTCATGCATTCCCTCCATTCCATTTCTTTCAAAAAGCTTTTGAAGCTTTTTGTTGAATATTGAAATCGAATCATCAAGAAACTCGGTGACAGCTGTCCTATATTGTATAGGATTATGCTCATAGTGACCtgtcaacaacaacaaaaaaaaacaataaattaatactcaatatttcaaatgttttgcagatagctgataagctagctggTAGCTGATAAGCTACTAACCTACATGAGGAGAATCTTTCCATCCAATAAATCTCACATGTCCACCTAAACCTTGTACCCGTTGAGCAAATGAGCAGATAACGGGATAAGGGGCAAGATCGTCATTTTCCGAACATAATATGAGAAACGGGgcccccaaaccctaatttttttttaaaccaatTTGTAAAAAGAAACATTAAAAATAAGTCAAATGGGATAAAGATtgttataatttaaaaaaaacttacaaCAGAGGAGTATAATGTTTGCCAGTATTCAGATCTGTGGGACCCGAATCTTGTAAGAAATAAAGCATCCAATCCAGAAGTGACACCTTTTGCAAATAAAGATACTAATTTTGATGATCCAAGAATGGAGGAATGAAGGGCAAATCGGGCACCCAAATCACCGGTTACGTTGACCGGAccagagtcaaacatttgaccAGAGATACATGTCATGAGTAATCGACTATCATccttcataaaaaaaaattatacatatttagaaaatgaaaatgttattgaTATTAAAAAGCAAAAACATACAGATTTAACATTTAATACCATATTGAGATGTGCTTCACATGTTCCTTCAATAATCTGTAACATATGTATAATGATTAGATATgaataatttaatatatttaaattaagTTTAATGATATTTACCTGAAGAAGCTTATACATACAAGCTTGTGAGCCACCGGAAAATGATGCAAGGACTAAAGGACATGGTCTAGATCTTAAATCCTACATTCACAAATAggcatatatttatttaaatttagtaCTTTAATTTTGGAATTCTCAATTGGAAAATGTTAAGAGAAATATTAGAGTTTACATATTTTAATGGATGATAACTGACCTCTAAAAGCTCATTGAGGATGGAAAAAGCAAGTGCTGTGGCTTTCTCAGGAAAAAATCTGTAAATATCATGTGAAATCAGGAATTTAAAATAATTGTTGAACTagatatatataatttcaaacaTCCACTTTGTTTATGGCTAATTTGTATCAAGTGTAAGTGTAAATCTAAAGGGGATAAAGACATCGTTGCATCATATGCATAAGTATGTGATAGATGCCTACAAAGAACTATTTTTTTATCCTAAAAGATCAATCAAGCAACAAGATATTTCACAATTGCTATGATGCTCTTATCCCTAAAATCTGAGGAATGATCAAACCCTTTTTTGATGTCGCTTAATAGTCTTATATTCAAATTATTCATCAAATTTCGCGCAAAATAAAGGCGAATTACTTGGATCCTTTGAATCTCCCAGCATGTGTTCTTTATACTTTTAACATTCCAGAATATATGAAAGCCCCAATCAAAACCTACAGTTTTATAGCTTATATATTATAACAAGATACTCAACTTTTAGCTTGCCCCACAACACAGTACTCGAAGAACAATTTCAGAACGTTTTCGACAGTTTAAATACTTAAACAGATGTACCATATCACATACAGAACTCCTAATTGAGTACAGATGAACTTACGGGTTGAGAAAATCGGAAAGAACAACAAGAGAGTTCCAACCAATAGACGAATACAGATCGACATAATTCTTCAAGCGACACTCGTCAAGCGAACCCCAAGCAAAAATTACAACGATTCCTTCGAGTTTCGATGCAGATGACGTCTCCTCCTCATTTCGAACCCAATAAAAGGTTCCTCCACCTCCGCTACTCAACATAACTTTAGGCGTTATCCCCCCCGCTCAAACCCTAATCAGTTTTTTTCACAAACACGATGATTACTGAAGATGAAATCAGAGAAAAAGGCGAGTTAgttctggtggtggtggtggatcgTTGAGGACCTGTTGGATGTGGTTTTCACGAGGAGATTGTATCTTATTGGGAGTGGGGTCCAGCAGCCGATCATGGTGATGCGGCAATGTGATCGCTTGGCGGAAACGTGTTTTGGGTTTTTATTTTTTCCCCTTTTCTTGCATAAACAATATAGTCCAATTATGTCATAAAACattaaaatgttaaatagaaTTATTCATAAAATAGAGATAATTATTTTTTAGGAATTTTATATAATACGGATAATCGAGAAATTTCACTTGCTAATTCGTAGATTTGTTTTTTGTACCaaaagattttatatatatatatatatatatatatatatatatatatatatatatatatatatatatatatatatatatatatatatatatgggtaaagtgaatatacctaacaaccttatataagcttaggtacctaactccataatactacatcggtttgtatcatatttacattgtaattgcctAAGGTTTTTAAACTTCAACCTcataacttgattacttccaaaatctttggactttcaaCAATATCTTTATTttacatcacgtctttctattgaataccacctgatgggcttcatatcctaccgctacaaatgaaaggatgtaggagaaatataatgatgaatttcgaattttttttaagtgaatcaagtttagggatgaagtttaagaaccttagatgattgcaatgaaaatttaatgcaaaatgacgtagtttgatgaagttaggtacctaagcttatataaggttgttaggtatattcactttaccctatatatatatatatatatatatatatatatatatatatatatatatatatatatatatatatatatatatatatatatcccagtagttcttttgtcatgtgtcaccatgTTAGGCATTGTAATTAATACCAtaacacttgtcaatctattgacgcttgtcaatctattaattctccatttcaatttcaaatttcaaaatttaaatcgcaatttaattacattaaattaataatattagaataaaataaagtaaaatttatacaaattaaaaGATTAtatattttacgtatttatttgaatcaacgattataattttatataactaaaaaaatatcttttaattaataagttatttaaaattattaattaatagttttgagtttttacttagaaagtttaattaattttctaaccgtggttcccacgggttataaactagtatatatatatatatatatatatatatatatatatatatatatatatatatatatatatatatatatatatatatatatatatatatatatatatatatatatatattaccattCCTTCCTCATGCAAAATTGTTGATAATGTCACGAAACAATTACCGTAAATACGTGTGGCTCATTTCCCAAAATGGTTCATTTAAATTTGTAAGTAATCCTCCTTTCTCATTCATCGATAAAAAGATAAGGATCAAAAGATAATGCAACGAATAGAACATCAATCGTTTATCGAAAGCAATTACATCACAACAAGTAAATGTTGTATGGTAAGCTAATATGTTATACTGTGTTTTTCATCAAAATGAAAACTAAAGTTCGTATTTGTTATTCATTTGTAAATGGTTGAAGTTTTTATGTTGTGTGTGTTTGGTttaaacaaatcatttatttGTATTGTATCATGTTCTAAATACGCTTTCGAATATTGTCTCAAGAATTTGCTACTTCATTTTCATTCAAAATATCAGAAATATCATAGTTGATGATTCGACGAAATAATATTGTTGAGGGCACTTACTCAGACTTAATTTCTTGATTTAATTTTCAAGATGGATTGCATTCATTAGAGTTTTGTTAAACCAAGTTGATGTTAGGAAATAAGAGGGACTAAAGCACTTTGACAAACACACCTTCCATTTAACAATTTTCAAGATGGGTTGCATTTACTCGCTTTCGACTAGACTAAAGTTTCGTTCTTTAATAAGCTCAACCTTCGTTTCTACTAAGCTCTACTTTACAACTTCGCTCTTAACCAAAGTTAAGACTTTGCTTCTTCCTGTTAGCTTTTACTATCACCGAACTTGAGACTGCTCTCTTGGTTGAAGCCAAGATTGCGCTTTCAGTAGGCTTCCCCCTTAGCCAAAGTTGCAACAACAAGTTTGTCTTTACGTTTAGATCAAACTCTAGTTCTCAACAAACTCCCACTTGGACACCGATCAACAAAATTGGTGTCATCCAAGTTATGTAACCATCATCATTAGAAACTGAAATGACATGCTTGAAGGCCGAGCAATGTAATATGGTTCATAAAACTGCCCTGAACTTTATTTTTCGCTTTAAACATTTGCAAGGCTTCGTGTTTACCTTATAGATCTCATTACTGTCCTTAAAAGTCGAGGACATACAGTAATCAATCATTAAATATATGACATAGGTCTTACTTACCAAGTCTAAAGATTTGAGAGTTCGAGAATTTGAATGACGTAATTGAAGTTGCAATGTCTCCTCCAACACTAGAATAGTGAATTACATTGACCGACAATGACATGGACTTACTTGAAAGTTTCATTGAATTATTTCATCTTTACTATGATGTTGGTTTGATGGAAGCTAAACAAGTACTCAATAATTTCAACATTTCCCAAACTTGTATCtttatctctaggtttgaaattATGTATGATTAATTTTCTATGTTGCAATATGTAACATGTTTTTTATGTTTAGCGGATTTATGTTAAacatcattttattattattgAAATCAAACTAAAAAATCATATATACAAGCATCgttttgtttatttaaataaaatgttagatactAACATGGTGTGTGGCTagctatctttttttttttgtgaattcaTTATCTGGTATACAAAGTAGGAAGACAAAAATGATAGAGTATATTGAGAGAAAAAAACTTGAAATACTTAACTATTTATTAGGaagataagtgatcaaaaaaATAAACACATCAGAGACCCCACGACAAAATACAACAGTTGCCCATTCCCATATGGAAGTGGGAAAAGATCACCATGAATTTTATTACGAAGTTGCCGAGTACGACTCGTGGGGATCAttctattgttggattaggtgtctaagcccataactataattgatatgtacttgaattgatagcaacacagtctttttgggttgccctcaaacctagcaattggacaagGATATGAAAGGAGAGAAATTGatttattacaagattaataaattaatataaatgatttattaatatgttaaaaagataaatatattaattagaaatcataatatttaattaatagttagcctgaaattaattagaattgattttggggttaactatgttaattataaagtgcagggactagtttgcaattatccaatagttgagtggaaggttccagaacctccttggaagggggtggacgaaatctataggtgtaacacccaaagttttgaagaccaagaaagggaagaaaaccctaagtttaggggtcgactcggcgagtccaaggagggactcggcgagtcggagcgggatccgggtcgaggagtaagtgaccgactcggcgagtcggccaaggtgactcggcgagtctggtgtgtgcgaggaaaaccctaattccgggagttgtatcctatataaagggtgttatgtccctccctcagcccccatatcactcCAGAAGACATGTAAACCCTAtaattcgtgtgagcttccattattgagagaaatagctttgggaggaaggaaactttggagagaaacttgaagatcaagaaggttgcttcaagggagaagtgtgtgctcgagatctacttcagttgtgttcatcttggaggtattaagctgccattttcccttctttgcatctagatctattttgtcataagatttgggggttttatggttgtttgagacccaaatcgggttaggggcttagatatgttgttgccacttcagatctattgttgggttggtccattatgtcataaagcatcaggagatgagtagttggtgaagcccttgtgtccttaaaccaaaccctaatgtgttttgagcctagatttctttagttatacgtaaagtttgcaactttacgtagggattgagttttggaagtatggatctatggattggagtccctgcatgactcaaaagccctctgcatgttaggagatctgaatagactcggcgagtaccatgaagatgaggaggaactcgacgagtgggatgaacaactcgtcgagtcggatgaagatgggcatgaactcgacgagttggatgaacaactcggcgagttggatgaagatttccttgtgctcggcgagtctgttcttagactcggcgagtcaggtcgcggagtcccaaacccttcgagttaagactcgagtcagcgagtcgagcaaggactcagtgagttggataggacaggaatcgggaatcagtagactcggcgagtcaggagctgactcggcgagtagagtcgcgagtggaaggactctggacttatgaactcggcgagtcagtagggtgactcgacgagtagggtcgacctggaaggttgactttgaccaggactttgactttgacctgagttgacttggttgtcttttgggggtcagttagactcagtgttgctttgatattgatagctcgggaagcaaGTAGAGAAGGAGTTCAGTTAGTGGtcgggtagcggtcaaagggattagcagcagcagtccagcagtatcaggtgagtctcctcgctgtttgtatgggtctagggcaccaatgccggcccatttagaatatgcatgaaagaccagggggtggctcctGTCACACAGTATGTTActttgtatggtaggaagacccgggggttagccctaggcaatatgtatgaaagactgggaggtggctcctggcgcattgtatgctatagatatgaaagaccaggaggtggcttctggcacactgtatgctgtttagctaagtagagtagtatgtacggttgtctttgtgatacttgcatagaagaccagggggtggcccttggcatttgtctgtaagaccagggggtggcccttggcacttgtctataagacccagggagcagcccaggcttgaccaggaagaccacgtgcagcccatggcataatggcaagactatgtttggcacatagcaccttacttggttatggataagtcggttatgtatggttcttggctatgaatggtttgtatggtatgtggtatctggggaactcactaagcttcgtgcttacggctttcagttttggtttcaggtacttccggtagcggatgatggagctcgggatgatcacatggcacacaccatagattagtcagcctgggaatgttttactctgataatgaacatgtgttttgaaaactaatactctgtttatgttttgaaatgttgattttactttaagtaatatgctattaaaagaaatttttagtcttgaattttgggacgttacattttggtatcagagccttagtttgagggattcggggatactctcgggtgtgcctgaactcaaactgaggggtcggataaaaagttttcaaaagtgaaaagatagtcttgtaaaaagaattttgagaacgaaaaacagttttagaaaagcaaaaagaatttagaaagaaaagaactttgaaaagagaaaagaggtgtggtgcatgcaatcaaccgagctcaagtaagtaccctaaaatacccatacaagtttatgttatgattatcagttgatggaacagcatgctagaataggactacggatctagggatgatgccttatgtgcctgttatttgtgcttttgagctgcattatagtgctgattagacagtagtaggatagcctgttagggttatgcctgagtttatgagtttgtgttgcatgctagttcagattcttgatatgtggatatgattgtttgagtatgttgtggttagattttccccttgtacgaatgctgcttgctttgtgcattgtgggattttgagtgatgggagttagccattagatagatacgttacgtcacatgtgatcagggttgaataatctcagagtgctggatttggccctattgcgcagctcttgtctgagtccaaccgttgtagggacgagtctcttacttgaaggattatctgagcctcgtcacatgtgatggtatctaggtgatggctaattggcatcacaaggagaccttcagcagctgaggactgattgagttgagtcagaggtctCCCTAGGGtcagcctaggatgaggtagtgctggaagcagaagtagtagaaagggacctggtggagtcaaagcaattcttgaggaaagtacggatagatgtggaaggtagtatgggcccgtactactgaaagcagaggatccgtactcgattcgggaagggccgagacaagaccgggaacctggtagtgcgtgtgtttggCCTCGCAGCAGTGAACAacattctgatagtggttgtgttatattttcaacatggtgacgttgcgagagagaccagtgggcgggtcaggatccggttcaggatcaggttcgTGCGCGGGATCCGAACCAGTTGATGATGGGTTGCGCGAGTTCATCGCAtttgagattacgagaggcatccttgaggcgaccccggtcattttcgggtcgatcaaggaggggatcattgagctgatggaggatcgcctccgagctttcaggagtgatttggcgtcTGGCCAGGCAAGTACGcgcacgctgtcctttaaggacttcagagggtgtggtgcaccgg is part of the Lactuca sativa cultivar Salinas chromosome 7, Lsat_Salinas_v11, whole genome shotgun sequence genome and harbors:
- the LOC111895637 gene encoding uncharacterized protein LOC111895637, with product MLSSGGGGTFYWVRNEEETSSASKLEGIVVIFAWGSLDECRLKNYVDLYSSIGWNSLVVLSDFLNPFFPEKATALAFSILNELLEDLRSRPCPLVLASFSGGSQACMYKLLQIIEGTCEAHLNMDDSRLLMTCISGQMFDSGPVNVTGDLGARFALHSSILGSSKLVSLFAKGVTSGLDALFLTRFGSHRSEYWQTLYSSVGLGAPFLILCSENDDLAPYPVICSFAQRVQGLGGHVRFIGWKDSPHVGHYEHNPIQYRTAVTEFLDDSISIFNKKLQKLFERNGMEGMHDKICELICDLQNAAVDSNQSLRRVAVGPTDHFFLPSSLEYQSKESGSLQDEQKERRNGNGNGGGVHVASPPCLNPHSVLGQVLFDACVPKNIEGWDIKFDGRTSFGSGRKRLSLNGLKRIRSRL